From Schizosaccharomyces pombe strain 972h- genome assembly, chromosome: II, the proteins below share one genomic window:
- the fah1 gene encoding acetamidase, which yields MDTPTWEVVAALKRNQVLNSIPKEWRKPNIRKEMISSGYVNTYEYLNLILPPEENAITNLSMLELATNIAKGNYTSYNVTKAFCHRAALAHQILNCCIEIFFDEALKKAKELDDVFQKTSKVVGPFHGIPISLKDQVDLPGKDSSIGYVSLVGKPKTEIALLAKILQDKGAIFYVKTTVPMAMMAPQTVSNLHGYTYNALNINLSSGGSSGGEGALLGSGASCCGIGTDIGGSIRIPSCFQGLYALKPSTGRISYLNVTNSYSGQELIPSVIGPMARSLKDIEFFTETVIASEAWKIDSKLLPIPWKNQSHLKSKKLIFGVLKTDGIVKPHPPIIRALNEVVAVLEKSGYEVIEISIPFQKDMLDTVVKVFSADARFEINNESQKTGEPVVSVVKRFVSDKIFKKPITVNEWWDLGNQVYKIRQMFLELWNNTAIQTLSGNSIDAIIAPIWASTSFLPESKADHLYTSLFNICDCPCVVFPFTKVDANIDLSDVSYKPLNEEDKENNDMYDPVLFDNMPVCLQVVTKKLEEEKCLAAASSIMDCLTN from the coding sequence ATGGATACTCCGACTTGGGAAGTGGTGGCCGcactaaaaagaaatcaggTACTAAATTCTATTCCTAAAGAATGGAGAAAACCTAATATCAGGAAAGAAATGATTTCATCGGGATATGTTAATACGTATGAgtatttgaatttaattcttCCCCCAGAGGAAAACGCAATCACAAATTTGTCTATGCTTGAGTTGGCAACTAATATTGCAAAAGGCAATTATACATCTTACAATGTGACGAAAGCATTTTGCCATAGAGCTGCTTTGGCCCATCAAATCTTGAATTGTTGCATAGAAATCTTCTTTGATgaagcattaaaaaaagcaaaggaACTGGACGATGTATTTCAGAAAACTTCCAAAGTGGTTGGACCTTTTCATGGTATACCAATATCACTCAAAGATCAGGTAGATCTTCCAGGAAAAGATTCTTCAATTGGGTACGTATCTTTAGTCGGCAAGCCCAAAACTGAAATTGCACTTTTGgccaaaattttacaagatAAAGGAGCTATATTTTATGTTAAGACTACAGTACCAATGGCTATGATGGCGCCACAAACAGTTTCCAACCTTCATGGCTACACTTACAATGCTCTCAATATTAATCTTTCTAGTGGAGGAAGTTCTGGAGGAGAAGGAGCTCTTTTAGGAAGTGGTGCATCATGCTGTGGTATTGGTACCGATATAGGAGGAAGCATTCGCATCCCTTCTTGCTTTCAGGGGCTTTATGCGCTGAAGCCCTCCACTGGCAGGATATCTTATTTAAATGTCACCAACTCTTATAGTGGACAAGAACTAATTCCTTCAGTAATTGGACCGATGGCTAGATCATTGAAAGATATTGAGTTCTTTACGGAAACAGTAATTGCAAGCGAGGCTTGGAAGATAGATTCGAAACTCTTACCCATTCCATGGAAAAACCAGTCTCATctgaaatcaaaaaaattaatatttggtgttttaaaaactgATGGGATTGTGAAGCCTCACCCGCCCATTATTCGCGCTTTGAATGAGGTTGTAGCTGTCTTAGAGAAATCTGGGTATGAAGTAATTGAAATTAGCATTCCTTTCCAAAAAGATATGCTTGATACAGTAGTCAAAGTTTTTTCCGCTGATGCAAGGTTTGAAATTAACAATGAAAGCCAAAAAACTGGAGAGCCTGTTGTTTCAGTTGTCAAGCGTTTTGTTTctgataaaatatttaagaaGCCAATTACAGTGAATGAGTGGTGGGATTTGGGAAACCAGGTATACAAAATAAGGCAGATGTTTCTTGAATTATGGAATAATACTGCTATACAAACATTATCGGGGAATTCTATCGATGCAATCATTGCACCTATTTGGGCATCAACATCTTTTTTACCTGAAAGTAAAGCTGATCATTTGTACACTTCCctatttaatatttgtgATTGTCCATGCGTTGTATTTCCATTTACGAAGGTTGATGCGAATATTGATTTGTCCGATGTCAGCTATAAGCCATTAAACGAAGAGGACAAGGAAAACAACGACATGTACGATCCAGTATTGTTTGATAACATGCCTGTTTGCCTTCAAGTAGTTACTAAAAAACtcgaagaagaaaaatgtcTGGCGGCAGCATCTTCGATAATGGATTGTTTAACCAACTAA
- the grt1 gene encoding transcription factor Grt1 — MVLSKRPVRISKACENCRKRKVKCSGGDVCFECQKYNENCVYRQFYRKIKRLKYNNDNSKIDNFSNEQMNIPEFISVRNLNDDSSSIEFFGPASNISFVNQLNHYLRKAERNGYDFLSEGQNDITPEEERKGLEKFGMKLMVLKDNANNFDFSLSNITTEKMNGLLIAYLETWHIPCPIFKAEDLFNLSVRTWKNPSASVHDKALLYLILSIGSAASYFDLQSNSSTLPLARGFFNLALRTVPHIFTELSLDAIRIVFFMSVSAGNLGDTALSYLYSGTAVRMSLAIGLHKCKNFSNDLSDKYQNIRLWVSVWQWEGYWSFCVGRPSCSRQDIPIPAVPNEAFSFSGYGEHGRFLINHEHMRLRVFFSSCCSKIQSEIYSTNRNLLSVLQTVEQISKEVDKEYFSSTNHQLIRSEIGEYCKTLDINSCREWFWIRIYYLYLKLMIFRPFLIFLAYVNISKTSAPDDIIEGLKRGSDQCVQEAIDISKFIVQLNRKVRMLQPIFFICTYLESACTVLLFYIASNSAKIQGQLATEIWAVLRDTCSFLQGSSGPYVGSVSTIAKDALESLNNILVSKKYQDNSVNNTYFDKVMQHVLVHSPAFDDSSDPKFETNRSETPTQYTLDDSANDELMIPDLQGFWEQTLDWINN; from the exons ATGGTGTTGTCAAAAAGACCAGTTCGTATCTCCAAGGCTTGTGAAAATTGTAGGAAACGAAAAGTCAAG TGTTCTGGTGGAGACGTCTGCTTTGAATGCCAAAAATACAACGAAAATTGTGTCTATAGACAATTCTATCGTAAGATAAAGCGTCTGAAGTACAACAACGATAACTCTAA aattgataatttttcGAATGAGCAAATGAATATTCCTGAATTCATATCTGTTAGAAATTTAAATGACGATTCTTCAagtattgaattttttgggCCAGCGAGCAACATTTCATTTGTTAACCAGCTGAATCATTATCTCCGAAAAGCAGAAAGAAATGGCTACGATTTTCTGTCTGAAGGTCAAAACGACATCACTCCAGaggaagaaagaaaaggacTTGAAAAGTTTGGTATGAAGTTAATGGTTTTAAAAGACAATGCgaataattttgatttttctctttcaaataTAACTACcgaaaaaatgaatggaCTGTTAATAGCATATTTGGAAACATGGCATATCCCTTGTCCCATATTTAAAGCAGAGGATTTATTCAACCTTAGTGTACGTACCTGGAAAAACCCTTCTGCTTCTGTTCATGATAAAGCGCTCTTATATTTAATACTATCAATAGGCTCTGCAGCTTCTTATTTTGATCTACAAAGTAACTCATCAACTTTACCATTAGCTCGTGGATTTTTCAATCTTGCTTTACGTACCGTTCCTCATATTTTTACCGAATTGTCTCTTGACGCAATTAGGATCGTTTTTTTCATGAGTGTCAGCGCTGGCAATTTGGGAGACACCGCCCTTTCGTACTTATATTCTGGAACGGCTGTTAGAATGTCGTTGGCAATTGGTTTGcataaatgtaaaaatttctCTAACGATTTATCAGACAAATATCAGAACATTCGATTATGGGTATCGGTATGGCAGTGGGAAGGTTATTGGAGTTTCTGTGTTGGCCGGCCGAGTTGCAGTAGGCAAGATATTCCCATTCCTGCAGTTCCTAATGAAGCATTTAGCTTCTCTGGTTACGGAGAACACGGTAGATTTTTAATCAATCACGAACATATGAGATTAAGGGTGTTTTTTAGCTCTTGTTGTAGCAAAATACAGTCCGAAATTTACAGCACGAATAGAAACTTACTCAGTGTTTTACAGACTGTTGAGCAAATATCAAAAGAAGTTGATAAGGAGTACTTTAGTTCAACGAATCATCAACTCATTAGATCTGAAATTGGCGAATATTGTAAAACATTGGATATTAATTCATGCAGAGAATGGTTTTGGATAAGAATATACTACTTATATTTAAAGCTAATGATATTCAGaccttttttgatttttttggcttACGTTAATATCTCGAAAACTTCCGCCCCAGATGATATTATAGAAGGATTGAAACGAGGGTCCGATCAGTGCGTTCAGGAGGCCATCGATATATCAAAGTTTATCGTTCAACTCAATAGGAAAGTACGAATGTTGCAAccgatattttttatatgcaCTTATTTGGAGAGTGCATGCACCGTATTACTGTTTTACATTGCTAGCAATTCTGCAAAAATACAGGGGCAATTAGCCACCGAAATATGGGCGGTTCTGCGTGACACTTGTTCGTTTCTACAGGGTTCTTCAGGGCCATACGTTGGAAGCGTAAGTACAATTGCAAAGGATGCGCTGGAGTCTCTAAACAATATACTTGTgtctaaaaaatatcaagaCAATAGTGTCAACAATActtattttgataaagtaATGCAACATGTTTTGGTGCATAGCCCAGCTTTTGATGATTCAAGTGATCCAAAGTTTGAAACAAACCGATCTGAAACTCCTACACAATACACTTTAGATGATTCCGCAAACGATGAGTTAATGATACCAGATTTACAAGGATTTTGGGAGCAAACTTTAGACTGGATTAATAACTGA
- a CDS encoding L-asparaginase yields MWGFIVTCGIFLVLLCQLRLLSKRKSKSTPYNALLPNVTVFAMGGTIAGCANSSLEIVNYIPGSVGIEKLIEAVPAIKAIANINGVQVTNMGSENLTPADVLKLAKLILAEVAKPNVHGIVITHGTDSLEETAMFLDLTISTAKPIVVVGAMRPSTAIGADGPMNLLNAVAVASSNQSMGRGTLVLLNDRIGSAFYTTKTNGNTLDTFKSYEAGSLGIVLNQKPFYFFSPAVPTGKVFFDIYNIKQLPRVDILYGYQGLNPKLAESAVHLGAKGLVLAAMGATSWTDDGNEVISSLIREHNIPVVYSHRTAEGYSSNSCLGIPSYFLNPQKARYMLMLAISSGYSIRDIEGLFSIK; encoded by the coding sequence ATGTGGGGATTCATAGTAACTTGTGGGATTTTTCTAGTGTTACTATGCCAATTGCGTTTACTGAGTAAACGCAAATCAAAATCCACTCCTTATAATGCCTTGCTTCCCAATGTTACAGTTTTTGCAATGGGTGGTACAATCGCTGGATGCGCAAATTCAAGTCTTGAGATTGTCAATTACATTCCCGGTTCGGTaggaattgaaaaattgattGAGGCGGTTCCAGCGATCAAGGCAATTGCAAACATTAATGGAGTACAGGTAACTAATATGGGAAGCGAAAATTTAACACCTGCTGATGTCCTAAAACTAGCTAAATTGATTTTAGCCGAAGTTGCAAAACCGAATGTTCATGGTATCGTCATTACACACGGTACCGACTCCCTGGAAGAAACAGCAATGTTTCTTGATCTGACCATCAGTACTGCAAAACCAATTGTTGTAGTTGGAGCAATGAGACCATCTACGGCTATAGGCGCAGACGGCCCTATGAATTTGTTAAACGCTGTTGCTGTGGCATCTTCCAATCAATCTATGGGAAGGGGCACtttagttttattaaatgacCGGATTGGATCTGCATTTTACACTACGAAAACGAATGGAAATACGCTTGACACATTTAAATCTTATGAAGCTGGATCTCTTGGGATAGTTCTTAATCAAAAAccattttacttttttagtCCAGCTGTTCCAACCGGTAAAGTGTTCTTTGACATTTATAACATTAAACAACTACCACGAGTAGACATCTTATATGGATATCAAGGATTGAATCCCAAACTTGCTGAATCAGCAGTCCATCTGGGGGCCAAAGGCTTGGTTTTGGCTGCTATGGGAGCAACTTCATGGACTGATGATGGTAATGAAGTTATCAGCTCGTTAATACGGGAACACAATATTCCAGTAGTGTACAGTCATCGGACTGCGGAAGGATATTCAAGTAACTCTTGCCTTGGCATTCCTTCTTATTTCCTTAATCCACAAAAAGCTCGGTACATGCTTATGCTTGCTATTAGTTCAGGTTATTCTATTAGAGATATAGAAGGTTTATTCAgcattaaataa
- the fex2 gene encoding plasma membrane fluoride export channel Fex2 produces the protein MLLTQSYFCIMSMLGTLARLGLTALNTYPGAPFSGLLWVQFVGCVIMGFCQTESVFFPRPKHNATFLLAITTGFCGSLTTFSSWMLQMFTGMANLDPFERRGRGYSFLSVVSDFMVTMCIAMSSLIWGKQIGKTTGQWRIGKVAFAWPIPAHTHIVVRVLLLLLSICFFVGAAFYTAYTTNVTHRGIGFSLIFSPFAALTRLYLARFLNSPQYFIPYGTLCANVFATLLLSIMYMIPQITHCTPVSRSVMYGIQNGFCAVLSTLSTFSNELHTMPIKRAYIYCIISVAISFSICVIVDGATAWGHGYTEKY, from the coding sequence ATGCTTTTAACACAGTCTTACTTTTGTATAATGTCTATGTTGGGGACGCTAGCTCGTCTAGGACTTACTGCATTAAACACATACCCAGGTGCACCGTTTTCTGGACTTTTATGGGTTCAATTTGTTGGATGCGTTATTATGGGATTTTGTCAGACAGAGtctgttttctttcctcGACCCAAACATAATGCTACTTTTTTGCTAGCCATTACTACAGGTTTTTGTGGATCTCTTACAACGTTTTCTTCTTGGATGTTGCAAATGTTTACAGGGATGGCTAACTTGGATCCATTTGAACGTAGGGGCCGAGgctattcatttttaagtGTGGTTTCCGATTTTATGGTAACTATGTGCATTGCGATGTCCAGCTTAATATGGGGGAAGCAGATTGGAAAAACGACGGGACAGTGGAGAATTGGCAAAGTTGCATTTGCCTGGCCTATCCCGGCGCACACGCATATCGTAGTGCGGGTATTACTTTTGTTACTCtcgatttgtttttttgttggtGCAGCATTTTATACGGCATATACAACCAATGTGACACATCGTGGCATAGGTTTTAGTCTAATATTCTCTCCTTTTGCTGCCTTGACACGTTTGTATCTTGCGCGATTCCTTAATTCACCTCAATATTTTATTCCCTATGGAACTCTTTGTGCCAATGTCTTTGCTACACTTTTGCTTTCTATCATGTACATGATACCACAAATCACACACTGCACTCCTGTGTCTAGAAGTGTGATGTATGGAATCCAAAACGGATTTTGTGCTGTACTCTCTACCCTTTCAACATTCTCCAACGAACTCCACACAATGCCTATAAAACGAgcatatatttattgtataATTTCAGTTGctatttccttttcaatATGTGTCATTGTCGATGGAGCTACTGCATGGGGTCATGGTTATACTGAAAAGTATTAG
- the eno102 gene encoding enolase: MTTIQKIYSRSIYDSRGNPTVEVELTTELGTFRSMVPSGASTGEWEAKELRDNDKNKWGGKGVTIAVHNVNNIIGPALVKSDIKITDQRGIDEFMIKLDGTNDKSKLGANSIVGVSMAVARAAAAFLKIPLYEYIGKLAGSKTTECIPVPSFNVLNGGRHAGGDLAFQEFMIMPIKAPTFSEGLRWGSEVYHTLKALAKKKYGASAGNVGDEGGIAPDLTTAEEALDLVNEAIKEAGYDGKVKIGFDVAASELYNGKLYDLDFKSEHPKPENKLDYKKLYEKYSALIEKYPIVFIEDPFSEEDWGAFSYMSSKTKVEVIADDLTVTNVKRLSKAIELKCANALLVKINQIGSLSETIDAANMAKKAGWGLMVSHRSGETDDSFIAHLAVGLEAGQMKSGAPCRSERLAKYNELLRIEDNLGDSAIYAGTRAADYIKSNTL; this comes from the coding sequence atgacgacgattcaaaaaatttatagcAGAAGTATTTATGATTCTAGAGGAAATCCTACTGTTGAAGTTGAACTCACTACTGAACTTGGCACTTTTAGATCGATGGTTCCATCAGGGGCTTCTACAGGTGAATGGGAAGCTAAGGAATTGAGAGATAATGACAAGAATAAATGGGGTGGTAAGGGTGTTACCATTGCCGTTCacaatgtaaacaatatcATTGGCCCTGCCTTGGTTAAATCtgatattaaaattacagACCAAAGAGGCATTGACGAATTTATGATTAAGTTGGATGGGACGAACGACAAATCTAAATTGGGAGCAAATAGTATAGTTGGAGTCTCAATGGCTGTAGCTCGCGCGGCTGctgcatttttaaagatacCTTTATATGAATATATTGGCAAATTGGCTGGCTCAAAGACTACTGAATGTATTCCCGTTCCATCATTTAATGTGTTGAATGGTGGAAGACATGCTGGTGGCGATTTAGCTTTTCAAGAATTTATGATCATGCCAATCAAGGCACCTACCTTTTCGGAGGGGTTACGTTGGGGAAGTGAAGTTTACCATACGTTAAAAGCACTtgccaaaaagaaatatggAGCATCCGCTGGCAATGTTGGTGACGAAGGTGGAATTGCTCCGGATTTAACAACTGCTGAAGAAGCGTTAGATTTGGTTAACGAAGCCATCAAAGAAGCTGGTTACGATGGGAAAGTTAAGATTGGATTCGACGTTGCTGCTTCTGAGTTGTATAATGGTAAACTTTATGATCTTGATTTCAAGAGTGAACATCCAAAACCCGAGAATAAACTTGATTATAAAAAGTtgtatgaaaaatattctgctttaattgaaaagtatcctattgtttttattgaaGACCCCTTTAGTGAAGAAGACTGGGGCGCATTTTCCTATATGTCTTCAAAGACGAAAGTGGAAGTTATAGCTGATGATTTGACTGTGACAAATGTGAAACGTTTATCAAAAGCTATTGAATTAAAATGTGCCAACGCCCTTTTAGTTAAAATCAATCAAATTGGATCCTTATCGGAGACAATTGATGCTGCTAATATGGCAAAGAAAGCAGGTTGGGGATTGATGGTATCCCATAGATCCGGTGAGACGGATGACTCTTTCATAGCTCATTTAGCTGTTGGGCTAGAAGCTGGGCAGATGAAGTCAGGTGCTCCTTGCAGATCTGAGAGGCTAGCGAAGTACAACGAGCTTCTTCGTATTGAAGACAACTTAGGTGATAGCGCAATCTATGCAGGAACGCGTGCTGCTGACTATATCAAATCAAACACGTTATAA